In Huiozyma naganishii CBS 8797 chromosome 5, complete genome, the genomic window TGCTTCTGAAATTAGCTCGTTGAGTGCTTCTGAAATTAGCTCGTTGAGTGCTTCCAGAGGTAGTTCGTTGAGTGCTTCCAGAGGTAGTTCTTTGAGTGCTTCTGAAATTAGTTCGTTGAGTGCTTCCAAAATCAGTTCTTTGAGCTCTTTGTCGTCAACTTCAAGTGTCAGCAGCAAAAGTGAGATGTCCAGTGTGAGTTTATCCaaatcatcctcatcaGCGCTCTCATTTGCAAGTGGAGCGTCAGCGTCTTCCGGGTCTTCTTATGCTTTGGTTACTTCAGGTTTTTCTGAGTCGTCCGGTTCATCAAGGTCAGCATCGTCACTTGAATTATCGAGTTCTGATTCCGGATACCCTTCGTATAGTACGAACAGTGCCAAATCGACAAAATCCACTGGAAGTGTCGAGGCTAGCTCTATTACTGGGTCAAGCACTGAAATCTCCCGTGATATCTCTGGTGGGTTAACTTCAGAATCTGGTTATTCAACGGCGAAGCATAGTGGCAGCCAAGATGAATCTCTTGTTAGAAAGTCATCAACAGAAGTAAGCTTTACTTCACAAACGGCGGCCCCTTCATCTCGTGTGTTTCTGAATTCCACACGCAGTGGAGCGTCCTTCGAAAATTCTGTATCCCAGTCAACTGAAACCACTGTTACTTCAGGCATCTCAGCATCCAAAACAGGTATCACATCAGATATATCTGATTCTAGTCCCGTCACTATATTGAGTTCCTTAACAAGCAGAGTGACTCCATCCAGTGGTGCCGATGCTGGTGACGGGACCAGAACGGTCACCACGAGCGGGTCTACCTACACCGAGGTTGTGTCGCACATCACTACTACGAACTCCAAGGGTGATGTTGTGACGCAGTTGACTACGAGCAGAGTGACTCCATCCAGCGATTCCGGTGACAGGACCAGAACGGTCACCACGAGCGGGTCTACCTACACCGAGGTTGTGTCGCACATCACGACGACGAACTCCAAGGGTGATGTTGTGACGCAGTTGACTACGAGCAGAGTGACTCCTTCCAGCGCTTCCGGTGACGGGACCAGAACGGTCACCACGAGCGGGTCTACCTACACTGAGGTTGTGTCGCACATCACGACGACGAACTCCAAGGGTGATGTTGTGACGCAGTTGACTACGAGCAGAGTGACTCCATCCAATGGTGCCGATGCTGGTGACAGGACCAGAACGGTCACCACGAGCGGGTCTACCTACACCGAGGTTGTGTCGCACATCACGACGACGAACTCCAAGGGTGACGTTGTGACGCAGTTGACGACGAGCACGTTGACGCCTTCGAGCGGTGCTTCGAGCGCACAGAGTAGGGAAGACGCCGGGGACCGCACGAGAACCGTGACGACCGGCAGCCACACGTACACTGAGGTGATCTCGCACGTCACGACGACGAACTCCAAGGGCGAGGTGATCACGCAGTTGACGACGAGCACGTTGACGCCTTCGAGCGGTGCTTCGAGCGCACAGAGTAGGGAAGACGCCGGGGACCGCACGAGAACCGTGACGACCGGCAGCCACACGTACACTGAGGTAATCTCTCACGTTACGACAACTAACTCCAAGGGAGAGGTGGTGACGCAAACTAAGACTAGAGTATTGGATTCTACAGCGGTATTGAATACAGCAACAGAAAGTGGCACTTTGACCAAGCCAATTGTGTCAAGCACTGCCACTGGTGCCGCTAGCGGTTCCGCCAGGAACAGCGGAGCTGTGTCGCTAACGGGCACAGCCGGTGCGGTATCGTCAAATGGAGGTTCAACGGCATCTCAGTCATTTGGTGCTACAACCGCTTCTCTAGGGGCAGTTTCGACTGCTGGTAGCAGTGGACAAAACGCTTTCCAGGTGCGTAATCACGTAGTGGCCTGCTTGCTGGCGCTGTTTGTCTTCTGGATTTGAAAACCTCGACACGATGACTGGATATCTGAGGgatatccttttcttttttttattgtaTTCGTTTCGCGATGCTCAATAGATGCGGTCTTGAAAGACgtattctttttcctttatttCATTATGAGCAAAGCTAACGAACATTTCCCGAGCACAGTTTATCAATCCTTCTATggatttttttatttttatctttGCTGTGCTCCTTTTTATTTCTACGTAAAGTGTAAATAGTTGATAAACAGAACAAGGTCCACTTTtttgtaagagctaaagtaGGTTGAGTGTGATtatgttggatattgtctttttcgccgtgactatccattttgagtAGAGATTGAAAGATGACTTAGATAAAGTTGACTTCTTAGGCATACTATATAAGTATaaggttcgatggtctcttctgtatgttcagaaagatagagaccaataCTGTAAATAtaactagtctttatatatgtgagaatttcccagataaTCTCAGAATAAGAATATGTTTCACAGTGCAACATATTAACTTCCACGTGGCATTATTGTTATACGTTTCATAGTTGCCACGTATAATTATCGTTTCACTATTCTGcttatgcctatgatgatatccaTTAATTCCTAATAATAGTCTATTTCTATTATTCAGACTAATTACTTATATAGTAATAACTAANNNNNNNNNNNNNNNNNNNNNNNNNNNNNNNNNNNNNNNNNNNNNNNNNNNNNNNNNNNNNNNNNNNNNNNNNNNNNNNNNNNNNNNNNNNNNNNNNNNNCctataatagtcattttctatattcagcaatacttatatagtataactaagaaATCAACTTTATCTAAGTCATCTCTCAACCTCTACttaaaatggatagtcacggcgaAAAGCAATATCCATCACatttctatatccagctCTTCCACTCTCGTGATATTTACGAAAATCATAGAAAGGGTACAAATTAGTCCCTCAGTTTTTTTatccaaaaatatttgaagataattcaaataaataataactTCTTAAAAGCCACACGTGACTGTTTCCCTTCTCAAGGATtctgctggatatagaaaatgaatatgataagggtgataagatatcatcataggcataaagAATGTGAAACGCTAATGATACCTGGCAACTATGAAGCGCATAACACAAATGCCACGTGGAAGTTAACATATTATACTATGAAACATACTCACTATTCTGAGACTATTTGGGAAATTatcacatatataaagactagttatatccatagtatcggtctctatcttcCTGAtacatacagaagagaccatcgaaccatatacttatatattaagtatacaccagaagtcatacctgaactaaaacatctctttactctactacaatgaatagccacggcgaacaagaccctattcaacagatTCATAACCACTTTCCATATCTTTCCAGATAAGCTCTGAATACCGGACCTTGCAACTAATAAAACGTAAATGGCGCAGAATATCTGATAAAGTTACACATCTATAgaatattggaaatccggTTTCatacaatgttacattgcttatcgtcatataaaaggcGAATAGAATTTatcgacagtttatgtagCTATATATTGAATATATGGGGGAGGAGCTTTCGGCGTTCGGCAGTGACCCTCTGCTGGGagaccctgccacacctcaaacatgCGTAATGCAGGTCCATTTCTTCGCTTCCAGCAACATctcccaaaaaaataacaacaTCAAATGTCAGCTAttacaagaaaagataGATTTCACCCTGTCGACGATATATACggaaaacaacaaatattCCATTAAATGACTCTTTAAATAGTGTGCGGGTCAAACCTTACAAACTCCGGGGAATTTAAATATGCTTCTTTTAAACCGCCAAAAGTTGTTTGACAGAAGGATGTTTAAGAGCAGGTTCTCTTTTGCAAGCGAAAATTGTAAAAGCGTCTCAAAATCTACATGTATCTATAGGTTATTTCTCTAAGTTCTTACGTTCAGCGTCTCGCCGATCGAATTGGTAGCCACGGGCAACACCAGTTATCCCCTCCTCTACAACGGCGCCGTCCTCCTCGAactcttcatcattttgaaaatcaCTACCTAACCCAGTCCAAGTTCTCGAATGCAAGTGCGCGGCAGACGTCGAGACGGTCCCTTTAATCACGGTCCCTCCAGCAACAGTCTTCGTCAGAGATTTTTCTGAACCGGACGGAGCTTCTATATTGAGCCGTTTTAGTTCTCTCAGGGGTCTCGACGTACTGATGTATGTACCGGTCACAACGTCAAACTCAGGggcatcatcatcaccgTTACCACTCaattgctcttcttcttgttctttgatTCCCTCATCTATAGACCCCAAAACTTTCTGGAAGTCAGTAACCCATTTCCCAGTCCATTCGATTTCATCCTTCAATGCCAACGTGAGCTCGTATGGCGTGATTATAGGCTTGTAAAACTCATTTATCTGATCAATAATTATACCGCTTTGGTTACAACCGAGGATACACCAAATATCAattggttcaaaatttgCTAGTTTAGCGACGTTTGGTTTCCCAACAACGAACAGGTAGTGCTTTTTCCCGTTTAGTTTGATCAGCTCTGTAAGTTTATTGATAGTCTCCTTGACGTTACGCAAGGATAATGTGTTCACCAAAATTCCTATGCAACTGGAAGTCCTCGCCAACTGCATGTACTTGTATCTTTTCATAAGAGATGGGAAGGGCCCCTCGCGTACTTCGTTGTTCTGCACGTCATAAAGCGAGACATGTGGGAATATAGTCGTTAGGGACAGAAGATGTGGGTCTTGCGGTACAGTGACGTGGAACAAGTGGTAGTCCTGTTCTTGGAAGGATGAGTCTGAATTTATAGGCTCAACAGTGTCGGACCCAAATACATGACGGTTCTCTAGAGTATGAAGCAACTTATTATGCGAGTTGTACTCCTGAGATTGGGCAAAATCTAGGACAGTCACCTGATCGTTCACCAGTTCAGAATTGATGTCAGTGTAGACCAACCCTGTGTAACCCTTTGCTGTCAACAGTTCGTACAGACTCTTAAGGTGGAAAGTATATGAGGAGTTTGCCATCAGACAAATCTTGGCACTCTTATCAGTGTACGTGTACAAAAACTTGTCCATCACGACATCCAAATCCAAATGCGGTTTCCCAAAAGAGTAGACCACTGGCAGTCTCTGGATCGAATTGAGACACGCGTCTCCAAAATGAACAACGAGATCAGATGCGACGTGTTCCGAAGCAACCTCATCAACACAGCACGAACTGTACGCCGTGTCCGCCAAAACCCAAAACCTGCGCTTTTGTTGGCCGGACACTGCCTCCTCCAACTGCCTCGACACTATCGCAGAGTCTAGGA contains:
- the KNAG0E03760 gene encoding uncharacterized protein, which encodes MIFSYFVFALLLFSKALATVLSGNQVLYSSTWMGDALDITSGSNVKFSNGAWHFFFNDITNDGTFYTCRDPWDLLGLGMTFSVNGGDFINRGKMMIDDTNSNVGFYTVLNPSRFMNYGSLYIAGHVGILGFAQPSLQINSRTIYNGGLLFITLAGATDAKIPFTLGTTATTFQNYGTICASYYTLQFGTQISGTGCVVASTASKITIPYATDNQVFRFDDSSATLTLGDYFSNTIILSNFGSGNTIIFPNSINAVAYNTTTGILTVTRSGFLIPTQIQKFSVGLGYTASKFQLVSAGAGLFQNQGVQYAGTPPAIPRPAQCMECGTKPACTFVTSLISTTNTFTHSELTSVLTSSTEIISSTISSVISTSSSKPLIPPISSISSISSISSISRYFNSSSVMSSVVSSGQSKIASSVASSRSISVTSLSASRGSSLSASEISSLSASRISSLSASRGSSLSASEISSLSASEISSLSASRGSSLSASRGSSLSASEISSLSASKISSLSSLSSTSSVSSKSEMSSVSLSKSSSSALSFASGASASSGSSYALVTSGFSESSGSSRSASSLELSSSDSGYPSYSTNSAKSTKSTGSVEASSITGSSTEISRDISGGLTSESGYSTAKHSGSQDESLVRKSSTEVSFTSQTAAPSSRVFLNSTRSGASFENSVSQSTETTVTSGISASKTGITSDISDSSPVTILSSLTSRVTPSSGADAGDGTRTVTTSGSTYTEVVSHITTTNSKGDVVTQLTTSRVTPSSDSGDRTRTVTTSGSTYTEVVSHITTTNSKGDVVTQLTTSRVTPSSASGDGTRTVTTSGSTYTEVVSHITTTNSKGDVVTQLTTSRVTPSNGADAGDRTRTVTTSGSTYTEVVSHITTTNSKGDVVTQLTTSTLTPSSGASSAQSREDAGDRTRTVTTGSHTYTEVISHVTTTNSKGEVITQLTTSTLTPSSGASSAQSREDAGDRTRTVTTGSHTYTEVISHVTTTNSKGEVVTQTKTRVLDSTAVLNTATESGTLTKPIVSSTATGAASGSARNSGAVSLTGTAGAVSSNGGSTASQSFGATTASLGAVSTAGSSGQNAFQVRNHVVACLLALFVFWI
- the DPH2 gene encoding 2-(3-amino-3-carboxypropyl)histidine synthase (similar to Saccharomyces cerevisiae DPH2 (YKL191W); ancestral locus Anc_4.293), whose protein sequence is MSSDAVPLAVSTRQTEEEFSFQRYTGDRSRERAFYLGPSSEGPGQLERCIREYYSVDALAEWLKNVGTGYKDITLQFPNSLVLDSAIVSRQLEEAVSGQQKRRFWVLADTAYSSCCVDEVASEHVASDLVVHFGDACLNSIQRLPVVYSFGKPHLDLDVVMDKFLYTYTDKSAKICLMANSSYTFHLKSLYELLTAKGYTGLVYTDINSELVNDQVTVLDFAQSQEYNSHNKLLHTLENRHVFGSDTVEPINSDSSFQEQDYHLFHVTVPQDPHLLSLTTIFPHVSLYDVQNNEVREGPFPSLMKRYKYMQLARTSSCIGILVNTLSLRNVKETINKLTELIKLNGKKHYLFVVGKPNVAKLANFEPIDIWCILGCNQSGIIIDQINEFYKPIITPYELTLALKDEIEWTGKWVTDFQKVLGSIDEGIKEQEEEQLSGNGDDDAPEFDVVTGTYISTSRPLRELKRLNIEAPSGSEKSLTKTVAGGTVIKGTVSTSAAHLHSRTWTGLGSDFQNDEEFEEDGAVVEEGITGVARGYQFDRRDAERKNLEK